GGCGCCCGCTTCTACAGGACTCGTCCGATGACAGAGCAGAGTGGGAAGAGCGCAGGGATGCTTCTCAATTGCCGTAGCCCTGTCCGTTCATCACTCTGCGAGTCCGCTTACTCCTCGCCCTGCGTACCGGCTTAGCCCAGGTCGCGCAGCTTGCGGTACAGCTCTTTTTGCTCCTCGGTCAGCTGCGAGGGCACGGTCACGTTCAGTTTCACGTACAGGTCGCCGCGTGTGCCGTCCTTGCGGGGCCAGCCCTGGCCGCGCAGGCGCATGCGGCGCCCGCCACTGCTGCCCGGGGGAATGCTGAGGTTCCCCTTGCCAGAGAGCGTCTGCACCGTCACGTCGCCGCCCAGGGCCGCCACCGGAGCAGGCACGTCGACGCTGGTGGTCAGGTGGTCGCCGTCCAGGTCAAAGCGGGCGTCTTCCAGCACGCGGATGGTCAGCAGCACGTCGCCGCCGCCGGGGCCCTGGCCCGCCAGCCGCAGCCGGGCGCCGTCGCGGGTGCCGGCGGGCACGCGCAGCGACAGGCGCTTGCCGTCCACGTTGATCACCTCGTCCGAGCCCTGAAAGGCTTCTTCCAGCGTGACCTGCAGCTCGCCTTCTACGTTCTGCACAAAGCGCCGCCCCTGCCCGGCGCCCCCTAAGCCCCCCAGCAGGTCTTCCAGGTTCACCTGCGCGCCCTGGAAGCCGGGCCCCGGGCCGCCCCCACGCCGCCCGGCTTGGCCGAACAGCCCCTGAAAAAAGTCGCTGAACTGCCCCGGGTCAAACCCCGAGAAGTCCCCGCCCTGAAAGCCGCCTGCGCCGGGCCCCGCGTAGCCGGGGGGCACCTGCCCGGTGTGCCCGAACTGATCGTACACCTTGCGCTTTTCCGGGTCCGAGAGCACCGCGTAGGCCTCGCCAATCTCCTTGAACCGTTCGGCGGCTTTCTCGTCCCCGGCGTTCTTGTCGGGGTGGTACTGCTTGGCCAGCTTGCGGTAGGCACTTTTAATGTCCGCGTCAGACGCGCCGCGCGACACGCCCAGCACGTCGTAGTAATCCTTGTAGGCCATGAACACCTCCTTTCAGTCGGTGGGTCTAGGGGTCAGAGGGTCGAAGGGTCTAGAGATCAGCCGGGCCCAGCTTGTTCAGCACAGCTTTCAGGCCATATGCACTGGCGATGTCCAGGGCGGTATGGCCGCGCTTGTCGCTGGCATCCGGGTGGGCGCCGTGCGAGAGCAGCAGGTCCAGCACATCGGTGCGGGGGGCGCGGCGGCCGGTCTGGTAGGCCAGTCCTTCCACATCTACGGTGTGCAGCAGCGGCGGCCAGTAGCGGGGGTCGTTGGCGTCGGCGCCCTTTTTCAGCAGCTCGCGGACAAAAGCGGGCGGCGCGTCCCGGTCAATGGCGAGGTTCAGCAGCGGCAGCCGCTCGCGCTCGGGCCAGAAGTTCACGTCGTGCACAAAGGCCAGCAGGGTGCGCAGATCGGTCTCGGCGGCGCCGTGGCGCAGCGCCCAGGCCAGGGCCTCGTGCGCCCGGGTCTGGCTGGGCGCGGGCAGGTCGGCGCTCAGGGTGCCGGCCTTCAGCGCCGCAATCAGCGGATTGGCGTCTTCGCGCCGCACCAGCTTCAGGTACTCGCCCTCCACCTGCTCGCGTGCCCAGCCCACCTTGCGCAGAAACTTCAGGCTGCTGCCCACGCTGGGGTTGGCCTGGAAGCACTTGACAGGAATGCGCCGCGCCAGTTCCTCCCAGCCGTATTCTCCGTGCAGGTGCGTCACCAGCCGCTCTAGCGTCACGCCATGCAAGGGGTCGCGGGCCGCTGATGGCTGACGCTCCTGCTTTTCTCCATCACCCATCAACGGTCCTCCCCATCACGCTTTTTTGCTCACGACCACGCGGGCCGGGCGCACCAGCCGGTCCCCCATACGGAAGCCCACCTGGTACACCTGCACCACGACGTCGTCCTGCTCGCCGTCCACCACCTGCAGCGCCTCGTGCCACTGGGGGTCAAAGGCCTCGCCTTCCTTGCCGGTGGCTTCCAGGCCCAGCCCCGAGAACACGCCCAGCACCTTGCCCTGCACGGCCTGCATACCGGGAATCAGCTTGGCGGGGTCGGCGGCGCCCATGCTCACGGCGCGGTCCAGGTCGTCGTAAATGGGCATCAGGGCCTCGGCGGCCTTGCTGACGCCCTGCCCCTGGGCGGCCTGCACGTCGTCCTGGGTGCGGCGGCGGTAGCTTTCGAAGTCGGCGGCGAGGCGGGCGAGCCGGTTTTTCAGCTCGGCGTTCTCCTTTTCCAGCTCATCGGCGCGCTGGAGCTTGTCCATCATTTCCTTGACCTGGCCCAGCATGCCTTCGTCCATGCCGTCCAGGCCGGGGAACGCCGTGTCCTGGTCTTCATCCATGTTGTCGGTGTCGGTTTCGGGCACGTCCAGTTCGGTCTCGGTG
This genomic stretch from Deinococcus aquaedulcis harbors:
- a CDS encoding DnaJ C-terminal domain-containing protein yields the protein MAYKDYYDVLGVSRGASDADIKSAYRKLAKQYHPDKNAGDEKAAERFKEIGEAYAVLSDPEKRKVYDQFGHTGQVPPGYAGPGAGGFQGGDFSGFDPGQFSDFFQGLFGQAGRRGGGPGPGFQGAQVNLEDLLGGLGGAGQGRRFVQNVEGELQVTLEEAFQGSDEVINVDGKRLSLRVPAGTRDGARLRLAGQGPGGGDVLLTIRVLEDARFDLDGDHLTTSVDVPAPVAALGGDVTVQTLSGKGNLSIPPGSSGGRRMRLRGQGWPRKDGTRGDLYVKLNVTVPSQLTEEQKELYRKLRDLG
- a CDS encoding nucleotide exchange factor GrpE produces the protein MFRKRGPKMTDEHKPGQTPDTDTQGTETELDVPETDTDNMDEDQDTAFPGLDGMDEGMLGQVKEMMDKLQRADELEKENAELKNRLARLAADFESYRRRTQDDVQAAQGQGVSKAAEALMPIYDDLDRAVSMGAADPAKLIPGMQAVQGKVLGVFSGLGLEATGKEGEAFDPQWHEALQVVDGEQDDVVVQVYQVGFRMGDRLVRPARVVVSKKA
- a CDS encoding VF530 family DNA-binding protein, whose product is MGDGEKQERQPSAARDPLHGVTLERLVTHLHGEYGWEELARRIPVKCFQANPSVGSSLKFLRKVGWAREQVEGEYLKLVRREDANPLIAALKAGTLSADLPAPSQTRAHEALAWALRHGAAETDLRTLLAFVHDVNFWPERERLPLLNLAIDRDAPPAFVRELLKKGADANDPRYWPPLLHTVDVEGLAYQTGRRAPRTDVLDLLLSHGAHPDASDKRGHTALDIASAYGLKAVLNKLGPADL